AAGCGTATTTTAAAAAGGCTGCAAGAAGAAGACATTGCTCCTACAGCACCCTATAACATTTATGATGACCTGGACCTGGACAGAAAAAGTGGAGACAGGATCTTAAAGACCTTATGTGCAAAAAAAGAAGTGATACGTGTAGAGCATAATCTTTTCATCTATGCACAAAGCCTTGAAAAAATGATCGCAGTAATGAAGAAGATTATCAAAGAAGAGGGCTACATTGACATTAAAAACTTTAAAGAAAAATATCCATTAAGTAGAAAATACCTCATTTCCTATCTTGACTACCTTGACAGATATCCCGAAATTACAAAAGAGGGTGGAAAACGGTACTTTGCCATGACATTATAAAGCAGAGCAATGTTCTCTTCTTATAGGGGGTTCCCATTTTCAGAAAAGAGACAGGATAAGTCTGTTTGAAATTTATTAATGTATAATCCAAGAAAGCTTCCTATACTTGATCAAGCGTGATTTATCGGGTATTCCGTCTTCAGTGATGTAAACTGTATCGTATTCAAACCACTTTCATGAGCATCATTTCATAATAAACCATACAAAGAACAATAATGAATTTATTCCAGAAAGGGCTGCTTTTCGTAAGTATCAGCTCATTACAAATCGTCGCAGCGGAGTTGCCAAAACAGCCAAATATCGTTTTCATCATGGCTGATGACCTTGGGTGGGCAGATGTAGGGTATCATGGGGCAAAAGGAATCAAAACACCCACTATTGACAAGTTGGCAAAAGAGGGTACGAAACTGGAGACATTTTATGCACAACCTATGTGTACACCTTCCAGAGCAGCCTTGATGACAGGACGTTATCCTATGCGTTATGGTCTGCAGTCATTTGTGATTACTCCGGGACAGCATTATGGTCTGCCTACAGATGAACGTACGATTGCAGAAGCACTTAAAGAAGCAGGCTACAGCACATATGCCTTGGGTAAATGGCATTTGGGTCACTCCAAAAAAGAGTATTGGCCTCAAAATCGTGGATTTGATTATTTTTATGGTACAACAATCGGCAATGTAGATTATTACACCAAAAAAAGAAACGGTGTAATGGATTGGCAAAGGAATGGTAAGTTTATTGAAGAGAATGAATACTTCACTGACCTCATAACCAAAGATGCCGTGCGTATCATAGAGGAGCAGGATGGAAAAAAACCGTTCTTTCTTTATATGGCACATTTGGCTGTGCACTCTCCCTATCAGGCACCCAAAAAGTACTTGGATAAGTTCATGGATATAAAAGATGAGACAAGAAGAACATACGCTGCAATGGCGGCATCTATGGATGATTCAGTCAAAGAGGTAGTTGATGCACTTGATAGAAAAGGTTTGAGAGACAATACATTGATTCTTTTTATCTCGGATAATGGAGGAATCGCTGGTTCAGGATACTCTTCTAGCATGAAAAAAGTAGCAGGCAATAAACCTGCGCCTGCAGATAATGGACCATATAAAGGTTCAAAAGCCAGTTTATATGAGGGTGCTGTTAGAACTGTTGCCTTTGTCAATTGGCCTAAAAAGGTCAAAGCAACGACAGTGAATGAGATGATACATATGGTTGACTGGCTTCCAACACTTGTTGGTTTGGCAGGAGGGAAAGCCGAAGGCAATAAAACAATAGATGGTTTAGATGTATGGCCTACGATCACACAGGGAAAAGCCAGCCCGCATGAGAGTATCCTTATCAATGCAGAGTTTCACAAGGGAGCTGTCCGTAAAGGTGACTGGAAACTCATCAAAAAAGCTTCTTTACCGTCAAAAATAGAGCTTTATGATGTGCTACATGATATGGGTGAAAAACATAATGTCGCAAAAGAGCACCCCGAAAAAGTGGCAGAGCTGGAAGCGCTGCTCAATGATTATGCCAAAGGTGCGACACAGGCACTCTATTTTAAAGAGTATCTTCCATTCATTGTAGAAGACTATAAAACATCTGACATGAGCTACAATGGCGATGAAGATAGTGGACAAGAGGGTGAAATACCGGTTCTGCCAAAACACTAGAGGCAGAATGCAAAGTCTGGTTCTGGAAAGTCTTATGAAATCAATAGCTATCGTTGCAAATGTGGAAAATGATAATGTTACTTATTACAACTTATTGGCAATAAAACGGATGATGAAAAAGACAATGGCTGAAAGTCCGATGATGACGGCAGCAACAGGGGCAGAATAGCTCAGGCCGTAGGAACTGAAACGGTCAAAAATGAGTACCGGGGTGGTCATGGGATGGTAGACGAGAATGATGACAGCGCCGAATTCTCCCAGGCCGCGGCTCCACATCATCAGGGCGCCGTTGATGATGTCTTTCTTTGCATTGGGGATGGAGATGGCAAAGAAGGTCTGCAGCGGGTTGGCACCCAGGGTCCTTGCCACTTTCTCGAGTTTGGGGTCCACCTTTCTGAACCCGTCCTTGGCTGCGTTGATGAGGAAGGGGGCGGAAAGGAACATCATGGCGATCATGATACCGTACTCCGTTCCGACGAATTCGATGCCGAAGAATTTGAAGAAGTTGCCTAACTCCGTATCTCCAAAGGTACTCAGCAGGGCGATACCAGCTGCCGTATGGGGGATCATCACGGGAAGATCGATGAGGGA
The window above is part of the Sulfurovum riftiae genome. Proteins encoded here:
- a CDS encoding ABC transporter permease, translated to MRRTFPSPFTMTLIVLAVVIIFFLSVPILKMFVGVGSDKFIETLRDGEVLSSIWLTMKVSAWAMLFVIITGLPLAYLIARFDFYGKSFLESLIDLPVMIPHTAAGIALLSTFGDTELGNFFKFFGIEFVGTEYGIMIAMMFLSAPFLINAAKDGFRKVDPKLEKVARTLGANPLQTFFAISIPNAKKDIINGALMMWSRGLGEFGAVIILVYHPMTTPVLIFDRFSSYGLSYSAPVAAVIIGLSAIVFFIIRFIANKL
- a CDS encoding arylsulfatase B, with translation MNLFQKGLLFVSISSLQIVAAELPKQPNIVFIMADDLGWADVGYHGAKGIKTPTIDKLAKEGTKLETFYAQPMCTPSRAALMTGRYPMRYGLQSFVITPGQHYGLPTDERTIAEALKEAGYSTYALGKWHLGHSKKEYWPQNRGFDYFYGTTIGNVDYYTKKRNGVMDWQRNGKFIEENEYFTDLITKDAVRIIEEQDGKKPFFLYMAHLAVHSPYQAPKKYLDKFMDIKDETRRTYAAMAASMDDSVKEVVDALDRKGLRDNTLILFISDNGGIAGSGYSSSMKKVAGNKPAPADNGPYKGSKASLYEGAVRTVAFVNWPKKVKATTVNEMIHMVDWLPTLVGLAGGKAEGNKTIDGLDVWPTITQGKASPHESILINAEFHKGAVRKGDWKLIKKASLPSKIELYDVLHDMGEKHNVAKEHPEKVAELEALLNDYAKGATQALYFKEYLPFIVEDYKTSDMSYNGDEDSGQEGEIPVLPKH